Part of the Synergistaceae bacterium genome, GGACCTTCCGCTCTCATTCTGGGAGGCGGAGCCGTGGGTGCCATCACCAACGACCGCTTTGGCTACGCTGGCGACCAGGTAATAATGGGGTGTTTCTGGCTGGGAAGCTCGCGGTATAATGTCCACATCCAAGGCGGTCTTCTGGAAAGCGAGGAAGAGACAGGTTGGCAGTTGGGTCGACAGCTAGCGAAGATCGGAGTCTCGGAGAAATCCCCCGTATTGCTCTTCTATGACGCTATCGACCGCACGGGAGGCGGTATGCGTATGCTCATGGCCACCTACCTGCTGGCCGGTATGAATCGAGCCTTGGGCTTTCTTCCCGAACTAACGGGAGCCGGATTGATGGGGGACTATGCCTGCACCGCCACCCGGCAGTGGCTGGGGAAAAATGTGGGCGAACACCACGCCTTAGCCTTGGTTTTTTCCGGAGACATACGCGTTGACACTGTCATCATGCACGGCTGCCGTCCGGCGACTCCCTATTATACGGTCACGAAAGCCGACCACCAGACGATCCTCGAAATCGACGGACAGCCGGCGCTGCGCTTCCTCGACGGACTGCTAGGCCCCGCAACGCCACCGAAGGATTATCCATTTTTCTTGATTCTGGGGGTCAACAAGGGAAAGAAATGGGGTGAGTTCGACGAGAACAACTACGCCAGCCGCCTGTGCCTCGACATCGACAAGGAGCGGGAGGGCATCGTCATGTTCGAGCCGGACATGGTGGAGGGGACGGAGTTTCAGATCATGTACCGTAACCTCGACCTGGACTACATGAGACCGAGGATAGAAGATCTTTTCGGTGGACTGAAAAATGGACTGGAAAACCGAAGACCGGTTCTGGCGTTGTACATAGACTGCGCGGGACGCGCCGCCGGCTATGGGGGGATCGACATGGAGGACGCCGTGATGGTTCAAAAAACCGTCGCCGGTCGCGCGCCCATTTTAGGTATTTACAGCGGAGTAGAGATTGCCTCCGTGAACGGATGTCCCAGGGGACTAGACTGGACAGGCGTGTTCAGCCTGTTCAGCGTGCCGTGCTGAGGGCGGGATGAGAAGTCCAGACGATTATTCCTCGTTGGAGGGATTGCCGAAGGGTGAAGTTCTTCAAGAACTTCGTTACTTGCGCGGCATCGCCGAGCGAAACGCGGCCAAAATTTTGTCCTTGGACTCCCAGTCCATCGCCATCCGCCATGAACTCGAACAAAAAAGGCGAGGATTTACCCTACTGGCAGAGCTGGCGGTAACTTCAAGGCATGACATGAATTATGAAAGTGTTTTTGCCTCCGTTGCCCGGAGGATCAACGCCGCCCTCAACATGGAGCGCACGGTGGTTCTTTTGCCCGCCAAAAGAAACCCCGAAGAAATGTTTGGAGAAAAATCTGAAGAATTTGAAGTCGAGGTACTGCAAGGCTACCCGACGGATAGGGAAAAAACCATCGCGGCCCAGACCATCCGAGTGGACGCGGAACTTCTAAATCCTGATCTCCCAGTGTTGGTCACCGGGGCCGACTCCCTCCAAAGATTGGCGTCCTTGAGGAAGGCCCTGGAGCTGCCGTACCTGATTTCCTCCCCGCTGTTCCTCCACAACGAGGCGGCGGCGATTTTGATCACGGGCAGGATGCAAGAACAGCTTCCGTTTTTCCCTCGGCTTGGGCTGCACGACGTGGAGACGGTGCAGACCGTCAGTGCCCACTTGGTGGCGGTACTCACCGAACAACGTCTGGTCGAGGCGGAAAAGGCTATGTTGGCCGAAATGCTCAAAACGGAGGAGAAGTTGCGTCAGGCCTGGGATTTGGCGGAGAAAAACGCCAGAGCTAAAAGCGAGTTCCTGGCGAACGTCAGCCACGAAATCCGCACCCCCATGAATGCCATTCTAGGAATGACCCACCTTCTGGCCACAGCGAAGCTGGACGACAAAGCGCGAAAATACGTAGACCAGGCCGCTCACTCCGCCGATATCCTGTTGCATGTCATCGACGACATTCTGGAATTTTCCCAAATCGATACGGGACGAATGAAGCTGGAGATTTCGAAGTTTTCTCTCCGGGACCTGATGCGCAACGTGCAGGAGATGATCGAAGAACAGGCTAAGGCTAAATCACTAACCCTGAACGTTCACATCGCTCCCGACGTCCCGGATTCATTGCTGGGCGACGCCTTGCGCCTGGAACAGGTACTGTTGAACTTGGGCAACAACGCCGTGAAGTTCACCGTCACCGGAAAAATCAACATCCATGTTTTCAGCCGCACCTCGCTCCCCAGCAGAACTCAGCTTCTGTTCGAGGTGGAGGACACGGGCATCGGCATGGACAAAGAACAAACGGAATACCTCTTCTCGCCCTTCACTCAGGCCGACGCCTCGACCACGCGCAAGTACGGCGGATTGGGCCTGGGGCTCGCCATCAGCTGGAGCTTGGTGGAAATGATGGGGGGAGAGATCCAATGCGAAAGCTGGATTGGTAAAGGCAGCAAGTTCTCCTTTTTCGTCTTCTGCGGCCTGCCGGAAGAAGGGGAGCAGAGCGAGCCCAAAGAAGGCGAGGTCAAGAGAAAAAACGCGGGCGAACTTTTTCCGCTTGTGGAAGATGTACCCGGCCTCGACGATCTGTGCGGGATGCGTGTCCTTCTAGTGGAAGACAACGAGATTAATCGGATGATCGCCACCGAGCTTCTATCGGACATGGGGGTTGTGGTGAGCACCGCGGAAAACGGTCTGGATGCGTTAGAAACGCTGAAAGACAACGAATACGATATTATTTTAATGGACATTCAAATGCCCAAAATGGACGGGCTGACGGCCACATCTCATATTCGGGCCAACCCCAAGTACGCGGATCTACCGATCCTGGCCCTGACCGCCCACGCTTTGGCCGAGGACCGAGAGGAGAGTCTACTCAGTGGGATGAACGACCACTTGACCAAACCTATAGATCCTGACCAGCTTTTTGAATCCTTAAAACAGTGGGATAAACGCCCAAAAAATGGAATTTAAGATCTTGAAAGCAATTCGGAAGTAATTCAGAAGTAATTCAGAAGCAATTCGAAAGTAATGCGAAAGCAATTCGAAAGTAATTCAGAAGCAATTCAAGACAGCAGAGAAGATTGAGAGGCGGGCGTTTCGAAGCGCTCGCCCCTGTGTCGCTTTTTTAAGACTCAGGCGATGGTGATGTCTTTGTTCAGATAGACATCCTGTACGGCGTTGATGATCTGGACCCCGTCTTTCATGGAACGCTGAAAAGCCTTGCGACCAAGGATCAACCCCATGCCTCCGGCACGCTTGTTGATAACAGCGGTTTTCACCGCCTCAGCCAAGTCGGTCTCGCCGCCCGACGCCCCGCCCGAGTTGATGAGCCCCGCTCGCCCTGAGTAGCAGGAAAGAACCTGGTAACGAGTCAGGTCAATGGGATGCTCCGATGTCAGCTTGGCGTAAACCTCAGGAGACGTTTTCCCGAAATTGAGGGCCGTATAGCCTCCATTGTTCTCCGGAAGTTTTTGTTTGATGATGTCGGCCTCAATAGTGACGCCCAGGTGATTGCCCTGCCCCGTCAGGTCAGCGGAGACGTGATAGTCTTTTTCCTTGGTTTTGAACGCGGAGTTGCGTAGATAACACCAGAGGATCGTCGCCATGCCCAGTTGGTGAGCTTGTTTGAACGCCCGGGAGACCTCCTGGATCTGGCGGGTGGACTCGTCGCTGCCGAAGTAGATCGTAGCCCCCACGGCGACCGCTCCCATATCCCAAGCCTGACTCACGGAGGCGAAAAACACCTGGTCGTGTTTTTCTGGGTAGGAGAGCAGTTCGTTGTGGTTGAGCTTGAGAATGAAGGGGATTTTGTGAGCGTACTTGCGCGCCACCATGCCCAACACGCCAAGCGTGCTGGCGATACCGCTGCACCCAGCCTCAATCCCCAA contains:
- a CDS encoding FIST C-terminal domain-containing protein yields the protein MTFSEKTLSSVSDNADIGAENVCVSVGYSDDPDTVLAGHAAARAALRQAGMTTPCELVLLFATARHDAQILCDVVASIVGPSALILGGGAVGAITNDRFGYAGDQVIMGCFWLGSSRYNVHIQGGLLESEEETGWQLGRQLAKIGVSEKSPVLLFYDAIDRTGGGMRMLMATYLLAGMNRALGFLPELTGAGLMGDYACTATRQWLGKNVGEHHALALVFSGDIRVDTVIMHGCRPATPYYTVTKADHQTILEIDGQPALRFLDGLLGPATPPKDYPFFLILGVNKGKKWGEFDENNYASRLCLDIDKEREGIVMFEPDMVEGTEFQIMYRNLDLDYMRPRIEDLFGGLKNGLENRRPVLALYIDCAGRAAGYGGIDMEDAVMVQKTVAGRAPILGIYSGVEIASVNGCPRGLDWTGVFSLFSVPC
- a CDS encoding response regulator → MRSPDDYSSLEGLPKGEVLQELRYLRGIAERNAAKILSLDSQSIAIRHELEQKRRGFTLLAELAVTSRHDMNYESVFASVARRINAALNMERTVVLLPAKRNPEEMFGEKSEEFEVEVLQGYPTDREKTIAAQTIRVDAELLNPDLPVLVTGADSLQRLASLRKALELPYLISSPLFLHNEAAAILITGRMQEQLPFFPRLGLHDVETVQTVSAHLVAVLTEQRLVEAEKAMLAEMLKTEEKLRQAWDLAEKNARAKSEFLANVSHEIRTPMNAILGMTHLLATAKLDDKARKYVDQAAHSADILLHVIDDILEFSQIDTGRMKLEISKFSLRDLMRNVQEMIEEQAKAKSLTLNVHIAPDVPDSLLGDALRLEQVLLNLGNNAVKFTVTGKINIHVFSRTSLPSRTQLLFEVEDTGIGMDKEQTEYLFSPFTQADASTTRKYGGLGLGLAISWSLVEMMGGEIQCESWIGKGSKFSFFVFCGLPEEGEQSEPKEGEVKRKNAGELFPLVEDVPGLDDLCGMRVLLVEDNEINRMIATELLSDMGVVVSTAENGLDALETLKDNEYDIILMDIQMPKMDGLTATSHIRANPKYADLPILALTAHALAEDREESLLSGMNDHLTKPIDPDQLFESLKQWDKRPKNGI
- a CDS encoding class I fructose-bisphosphate aldolase, producing MSKDTDKADKKDGMEKIEKLLGKDAKSLLEHKCKTVSAESLNLPGPDFIDRVWSASDRPIPVLRSLAALYGHGRLARTGYISILPVDQGVEHSAGASFSPNPIYFDPENIVKLGIEAGCSGIASTLGVLGMVARKYAHKIPFILKLNHNELLSYPEKHDQVFFASVSQAWDMGAVAVGATIYFGSDESTRQIQEVSRAFKQAHQLGMATILWCYLRNSAFKTKEKDYHVSADLTGQGNHLGVTIEADIIKQKLPENNGGYTALNFGKTSPEVYAKLTSEHPIDLTRYQVLSCYSGRAGLINSGGASGGETDLAEAVKTAVINKRAGGMGLILGRKAFQRSMKDGVQIINAVQDVYLNKDITIA